A single region of the Palaeococcus ferrophilus DSM 13482 genome encodes:
- a CDS encoding sodium-dependent transporter, with amino-acid sequence MRRVHLLMAVLIVGYMLGVWNFLVVPHYLITLGMKGFALSLVPIILSIGLIYLELESTRRSRYMMYEFLTKAARKPGIAITLLMFLFMMVGINAYYSGHALNSLLGMNQAYAALLGILTLLIVGILLLMAKGRTLDFMATVSVLFILFAVASFVLMRGAASSAITNRQSLRYLEAALNSLSSFGGTLTVANIAQLFVATIVVFGMGVGFYYVLGSFMPEEIDVKKILAVVLVLEVALSFMASFIVVYSLGFAHQSFKESFFGGAPATQSFELYRHFNQLRAYTTNSSMSVVSSMETVYFIPTILEKGGMEGADRIAWLLMLSIYLAGLTTLIPLVEIGSQITAEMLQLGRRNSVFLIIVLGTLMTAIMYLAPVRTVLLAVPFGVGLIIAAVEAFPLLSEKKVLGEGAKAFATLSLVVFLLMGLAVVYRELRVMGLYGRVGIVLGFILLIPVLFNSALLKTRR; translated from the coding sequence ATGAGGCGGGTTCACCTGTTAATGGCCGTTTTAATCGTTGGATACATGCTCGGGGTCTGGAACTTCCTCGTGGTTCCGCACTATCTGATAACCCTCGGGATGAAGGGGTTCGCCCTCTCACTTGTGCCCATAATCCTCTCGATTGGGCTGATCTACCTTGAACTGGAGTCAACGAGAAGAAGCCGCTACATGATGTACGAGTTCCTGACCAAGGCCGCCAGGAAGCCGGGGATTGCGATAACCCTTCTCATGTTTCTCTTCATGATGGTCGGCATCAACGCCTATTACTCGGGCCACGCCCTCAACAGCCTCCTCGGCATGAACCAGGCGTATGCAGCTCTCCTCGGTATTTTAACGCTCCTGATCGTTGGAATTCTCCTGCTCATGGCCAAGGGGAGGACCCTCGACTTCATGGCCACCGTGTCGGTTCTCTTCATACTCTTCGCCGTGGCAAGCTTCGTCCTCATGAGGGGCGCGGCTTCCTCCGCCATAACCAATCGCCAGTCCCTGCGCTACCTCGAGGCGGCGCTGAATTCCCTCTCGAGCTTCGGGGGCACGCTAACGGTCGCCAACATCGCCCAGCTCTTTGTGGCAACCATCGTGGTCTTCGGTATGGGTGTGGGATTCTACTACGTCCTTGGAAGCTTCATGCCGGAGGAGATAGACGTTAAGAAGATTCTGGCGGTGGTTCTCGTCCTCGAGGTTGCCCTCAGCTTCATGGCCTCCTTCATCGTCGTCTACTCCCTGGGCTTCGCCCACCAGAGTTTCAAGGAGAGCTTCTTTGGTGGTGCCCCTGCAACCCAGTCCTTCGAGCTCTACCGCCACTTCAACCAGCTGAGGGCCTACACCACGAACTCCAGCATGAGCGTCGTCTCCTCGATGGAAACCGTTTACTTCATCCCCACCATACTCGAGAAGGGCGGCATGGAGGGCGCGGACAGGATAGCGTGGCTCCTCATGCTCTCGATATACCTGGCAGGTCTTACTACCCTCATACCCCTCGTGGAGATTGGAAGCCAGATAACTGCGGAGATGCTCCAGCTCGGAAGGAGGAACAGCGTCTTCCTCATAATTGTGCTTGGCACTCTGATGACGGCCATCATGTACCTCGCCCCCGTGAGGACCGTGCTCCTCGCGGTTCCCTTTGGGGTTGGTCTCATAATAGCGGCCGTTGAGGCTTTCCCACTCCTGTCGGAAAAGAAGGTGCTGGGTGAGGGTGCGAAGGCCTTCGCCACGCTGTCCCTCGTGGTTTTCCTCCTCATGGGGCTGGCCGTCGTTTACAGGGAGCTACGCGTCATGGGGCTCTACGGCAGGGTCGGTATAGTCCTGGGGTTCATACTCCTCATCCCCGTGCTCTTCAACAGCGCCCTCCTGAAAACTAGGAGGTAA
- a CDS encoding 16S rRNA methyltransferase, translating to MLHVVIAESELELVPGEITGHPQVRSHARRRGKRPEELLLDATYHYRAMKGLPEWERRGRPDIVHLCLLNALESIAGKEGLLRVYVHTRNDEVIHVKPETRIPKNYNRFVGLMEELFRRGAVPKDLELLRIERKSLGELLEELGGEVFVMHERGELVNPVELAEELDGAVVVIGGFPHGDFRRMPKGRRVSVYPRPLTAWAVLNEVVISYGHAHLWKLLKKIP from the coding sequence ATGCTTCACGTCGTCATAGCGGAGAGCGAGCTCGAGCTCGTTCCGGGGGAGATAACCGGGCATCCACAGGTGCGCTCCCACGCGAGGAGGCGCGGAAAGAGACCGGAGGAACTCCTCCTCGATGCCACCTACCACTACAGGGCCATGAAGGGGCTCCCGGAGTGGGAGAGGAGGGGGAGACCGGACATAGTGCACCTCTGCCTCCTCAACGCCCTCGAGAGCATAGCGGGCAAGGAGGGTCTCCTCAGGGTCTACGTCCACACGAGGAACGACGAGGTGATTCACGTAAAACCCGAGACGAGGATTCCAAAGAACTACAACCGCTTCGTTGGCCTCATGGAGGAGCTCTTCAGGAGGGGGGCCGTCCCGAAGGACCTTGAACTCCTCAGGATCGAGAGGAAAAGCCTGGGTGAACTCCTCGAGGAGCTCGGGGGAGAGGTCTTCGTCATGCACGAGAGGGGGGAGCTTGTGAACCCCGTGGAGCTTGCGGAGGAGCTGGATGGGGCGGTGGTGGTCATAGGCGGTTTCCCCCACGGTGACTTCCGGAGGATGCCGAAGGGGAGGCGGGTGAGCGTATACCCCAGACCGCTGACCGCGTGGGCGGTTCTCAACGAGGTGGTGATCTCCTACGGCCACGCCCATCTCTGGAAGTTGCTGAAAAAAATCCCATAA
- a CDS encoding ABC transporter substrate-binding protein, producing MRKFLTGGLLVFVLVLGIVAAGCIGGGQTGTTSATTVTKTKVETETKVETQVQEKTFIRFAGWSAGETEMKNYERMIQKFEQENPHVGVKYEVITQMFHENILASYGAGVAPDVFYVDSAWAPVFIDKGALYPISDLADQSFIDQFYPFLLEPFMKDGKLYGLPKDWSMLALFYNKKLFEQAGLTKPPETWEELEEYAKIIADKTGKPGLAIYLGGFNRYVPVAVSNGAPKPWFEKPEDASWFDNPVVKDTLSWYINLYKKGKTDRENQGLTPYVVQPSDVGAGWLGDAFGQQEVAMVISGNWMIPFLADQFPNFKYGEDWDIAPVPAGKQGRVTMAYTVILGINAKSEHPQEAWTFVKFLLGPEGQKELVVKGGQTLPSIKGLENDPEMWPQHKKTLSFKYDKMIVFLWGPKSGPLESKFSDAMAAAMRGEMTVDEAIEVMKQVVQEELSG from the coding sequence ATGAGAAAGTTCCTCACTGGAGGGCTTTTGGTGTTTGTACTCGTGTTGGGAATAGTGGCCGCTGGATGTATAGGCGGGGGACAGACCGGAACCACGTCGGCCACCACTGTGACCAAAACGAAGGTGGAAACGGAAACTAAGGTCGAGACCCAGGTCCAAGAAAAGACGTTCATAAGATTTGCCGGCTGGAGTGCTGGAGAAACGGAAATGAAGAACTATGAGAGGATGATACAAAAGTTTGAGCAGGAGAATCCACATGTGGGTGTTAAGTACGAGGTTATTACCCAGATGTTCCACGAGAACATACTTGCATCATACGGCGCGGGTGTTGCCCCCGACGTGTTCTACGTTGACAGTGCTTGGGCCCCTGTTTTCATTGACAAAGGCGCTCTCTACCCGATATCCGATCTCGCCGACCAGAGCTTCATAGACCAGTTCTACCCATTCCTTCTTGAACCATTCATGAAAGATGGAAAACTTTACGGCCTGCCTAAGGATTGGAGCATGCTGGCACTATTCTACAACAAAAAACTCTTCGAACAGGCTGGTCTCACAAAACCCCCTGAGACCTGGGAGGAACTTGAGGAGTACGCAAAGATAATAGCAGACAAGACAGGAAAACCTGGTTTGGCCATATACCTTGGAGGCTTCAACAGGTACGTGCCTGTGGCGGTTAGCAACGGCGCTCCGAAGCCATGGTTCGAGAAACCAGAGGATGCTTCATGGTTCGACAACCCTGTTGTTAAGGATACCCTATCATGGTACATTAACCTCTACAAAAAAGGCAAGACGGATAGGGAGAACCAAGGACTCACTCCCTATGTCGTCCAGCCCAGCGACGTTGGTGCTGGCTGGCTTGGAGACGCTTTTGGACAGCAAGAAGTTGCGATGGTTATCAGCGGAAACTGGATGATTCCCTTCCTAGCTGACCAGTTCCCCAACTTCAAGTACGGCGAAGATTGGGATATTGCCCCTGTTCCAGCTGGAAAACAGGGAAGGGTAACTATGGCCTACACTGTTATCCTCGGGATAAACGCCAAGAGTGAGCATCCTCAGGAGGCTTGGACTTTCGTTAAGTTCCTTCTTGGACCAGAGGGACAGAAAGAGCTCGTCGTTAAGGGAGGCCAGACACTGCCCAGCATAAAAGGTCTCGAGAACGATCCTGAAATGTGGCCACAGCACAAGAAGACCCTTTCCTTCAAGTACGACAAGATGATTGTTTTCCTCTGGGGTCCGAAGTCAGGCCCGCTCGAGAGTAAGTTCAGTGATGCCATGGCGGCGGCCATGAGGGGCGAGATGACAGTGGACGAGGCAATAGAAGTCATGAAACAGGTTGTTCAAGAGGAGTTGAGCGGCTGA
- a CDS encoding TrmB family transcriptional regulator encodes MENYAFLIEKLQELGLTKREAEVYLMILVKNGATVKELLESLDIHQPQLYNIIQSLIRKGFIRASAGRPRIYTASDIGAIIDVQKMKFDMLKNVLHEELVKIKGRADEEGPYVSLVRNLEGVLASIIEIINSAETEIRAELPYQVFKEVRPYLLRALQRGVNLYLLVYPQGGGFNEFEMFRDYVKIRTFDLGNFLLVISDLSSAVYSKRRFFSVHKLPVSSTEVYGYVIQEKDLLLRLLNIHNNLWLKSREVLGWIPRPELYPKTFIEFSMALNELETLLKLGYTPIVEIEGRDVKSGYPANITGEVKSINRFGIVSNFVIESEEGSFTVGGFDAEVEDVEAQRIVIKRVKKG; translated from the coding sequence ATGGAAAACTATGCTTTTTTGATTGAGAAGCTCCAAGAGCTTGGGCTTACAAAGAGGGAGGCAGAAGTTTACCTCATGATCCTGGTAAAAAATGGGGCTACTGTGAAAGAACTCCTCGAGTCTCTGGATATTCACCAACCCCAGCTGTACAACATTATTCAAAGCCTCATACGAAAGGGCTTCATACGCGCTTCCGCTGGAAGACCCAGGATTTACACCGCGAGCGACATAGGGGCTATCATAGATGTCCAGAAAATGAAATTTGACATGTTAAAAAACGTTCTCCATGAGGAATTGGTGAAGATAAAGGGGAGGGCGGATGAGGAAGGTCCGTATGTTTCCCTCGTGAGAAACCTTGAGGGAGTCCTTGCTTCTATAATTGAGATAATTAATTCCGCAGAGACCGAGATACGAGCTGAACTTCCGTACCAGGTGTTCAAGGAGGTGCGACCGTACCTCCTGAGGGCACTTCAAAGGGGAGTTAACCTGTACCTCTTGGTGTATCCACAGGGCGGGGGGTTTAACGAGTTTGAGATGTTCAGGGATTACGTGAAGATAAGGACATTTGACCTTGGGAACTTCCTCCTTGTGATATCTGACTTATCCTCCGCGGTTTACTCAAAACGCCGCTTTTTCAGTGTTCACAAGCTTCCGGTATCCAGTACTGAAGTTTATGGATACGTCATTCAGGAAAAGGACCTTCTTCTAAGGCTCCTTAACATCCACAACAACTTATGGCTCAAATCCCGTGAAGTTCTGGGTTGGATACCAAGACCTGAACTGTATCCCAAGACATTTATAGAGTTCTCGATGGCTCTCAACGAGCTTGAAACCCTCTTAAAACTTGGTTACACACCGATAGTGGAAATAGAGGGCAGGGATGTAAAGAGCGGGTATCCTGCGAATATTACCGGTGAAGTTAAGTCAATAAACCGTTTTGGCATAGTGAGCAACTTCGTCATTGAGAGTGAAGAAGGATCGTTTACCGTTGGCGGTTTTGACGCAGAGGTTGAGGACGTAGAGGCTCAGAGGATAGTTATAAAACGAGTGAAAAAGGGGTGA
- the treT gene encoding trehalose synthase yields MFEVKKLHGKGKRLRDYTSVTNEEAIENILRKADELQGSSFAHVNSTSFGGGVAEILHNLVPLMRDVGLDARWFVVEGLEEFFNVTKTFHNALQGNEELKLSENMKRLYVETNRENARDLDLSAFDYVLIHDPQPAPLIEFYEKKTPWIWRCHIDLSDPNPEFWNFLRRFVERYDRYIFHLPEYVQTNLNREKVVIMPPSIDPLSEKNRELSDSEVLDILERFDIDPDRPILTQVARFDPWKGVFDAVEVYRRVKERIPEVQLLLVGVMAHDDPEGWVYFEKTLRNIGEDYDVKVLTNLIGVHAREVNAFQRASTVVLQMSIREGFGLTVTEAMWKGKPVVGRAVGGIKFQITDGKTGFLVGDVDEAVQRVLYLIKHPDVAEKLGEKAKERVEKEFLITKHLERYIDLLSSV; encoded by the coding sequence ATGTTTGAAGTAAAGAAGTTACATGGGAAAGGAAAGCGGTTAAGGGACTACACCTCCGTTACCAACGAGGAAGCTATCGAGAATATACTAAGAAAAGCAGATGAGCTGCAGGGAAGCAGTTTCGCTCATGTTAATTCTACATCCTTTGGGGGCGGGGTTGCGGAGATACTCCACAACCTAGTGCCTCTGATGAGGGACGTTGGACTCGACGCAAGGTGGTTCGTCGTCGAAGGTCTGGAGGAGTTCTTTAACGTGACCAAAACCTTCCACAACGCACTCCAGGGGAACGAAGAGCTGAAACTGAGCGAGAACATGAAAAGGCTTTACGTGGAGACTAACAGGGAAAACGCCAGAGACCTTGATCTCAGTGCTTTCGACTATGTTCTCATCCACGACCCCCAACCGGCACCGCTGATAGAATTTTACGAGAAGAAAACCCCTTGGATTTGGAGGTGTCATATTGACTTAAGCGACCCAAATCCCGAATTCTGGAATTTCTTAAGACGGTTTGTGGAGAGGTATGACCGTTACATCTTCCATCTCCCCGAATACGTTCAAACCAACTTGAACAGAGAAAAAGTCGTAATAATGCCGCCCTCCATTGACCCGTTGAGTGAGAAGAACAGAGAGCTCAGTGACTCTGAAGTGTTGGATATACTTGAAAGATTCGATATTGATCCTGACAGACCCATACTTACACAGGTGGCTCGTTTTGATCCGTGGAAGGGTGTTTTTGACGCTGTTGAAGTTTACAGGCGGGTGAAAGAGAGGATTCCTGAAGTTCAGCTCCTCCTCGTTGGTGTGATGGCACACGACGACCCAGAGGGCTGGGTGTACTTTGAGAAGACTCTAAGGAATATTGGGGAAGACTATGACGTTAAAGTTCTCACGAACTTAATCGGTGTCCACGCCAGGGAAGTTAACGCATTTCAGAGGGCCAGTACTGTCGTTCTCCAGATGTCGATAAGGGAGGGATTTGGTCTAACGGTCACTGAGGCAATGTGGAAGGGGAAGCCGGTGGTTGGCAGGGCTGTTGGAGGGATCAAGTTCCAAATCACCGATGGTAAAACAGGATTCCTTGTGGGAGATGTTGATGAGGCTGTGCAGAGGGTACTATACCTCATTAAACATCCAGATGTAGCGGAGAAACTTGGGGAGAAAGCCAAGGAAAGGGTGGAGAAAGAGTTTCTAATAACAAAACATCTTGAGAGATATATTGACCTTTTAAGTTCAGTTTAA
- a CDS encoding metallophosphoesterase family protein produces the protein MVNLNISRFFRRGRSFRELRESEEFKIMHLSDTPDNVYPFILNLIEKTHPDVIIHTGDLVDNVKLERKPELRGKYEASLVRILSILENSGAEVFIVPGNEDDEGLIRVHAERAVVVKPGTVIELEGVKLALGHSSADVENVDATFRLYGHNFKVIPRGLNGVLNVNFILLPSRRIVRIKYPDGTNFERGYKLMRGL, from the coding sequence ATGGTTAATCTCAACATCTCACGCTTCTTCAGGAGGGGCAGGAGCTTCCGCGAGCTCAGGGAGAGTGAAGAGTTCAAGATAATGCACCTCAGCGATACCCCCGACAACGTTTATCCATTCATACTGAACCTCATCGAGAAAACCCACCCCGATGTGATAATCCACACCGGCGACCTCGTGGACAACGTCAAGCTCGAGAGGAAGCCCGAGTTGAGGGGCAAATACGAGGCCTCCCTCGTCAGGATTCTCTCAATCCTCGAGAATTCCGGGGCGGAGGTCTTCATAGTTCCGGGAAACGAGGACGACGAGGGGCTCATAAGAGTCCACGCGGAGAGAGCGGTTGTGGTGAAGCCCGGGACTGTCATCGAGCTCGAAGGGGTCAAGCTGGCCCTGGGACACTCTTCGGCGGACGTTGAGAACGTTGATGCCACCTTCAGACTATACGGTCACAACTTCAAGGTTATCCCGCGAGGCTTGAACGGGGTTCTTAACGTCAACTTCATACTCCTGCCGAGCAGGAGGATTGTAAGGATTAAATACCCCGACGGCACAAACTTTGAGAGGGGATACAAACTCATGAGGGGATTGTGA
- a CDS encoding carbohydrate ABC transporter permease, translated as MTPKERERLIRRVWMFITYAVLITFALVYLMPFLRSLVASFMTWAQASAYPPEWVPNPFTLENYQKLFRLDLFPRWIKNTALYAGLIVAGNIVFTSMAGYAFARLKFPGKDIIFSALLSLLMIPMFVTLVPNYIIMYKLGLVDNIFGLALLGLVNVSSIFLMRQYFTSLSSEIFEAARLDGCGPIKAFFYIALPLAKPALGAVAVYQFLGSWNAFIGPLIFLRSPENFTLPVGLSFAFQRSMWTEYTPIIAGSLVASAPTILLFLVLNRYLIKGIVITGGKG; from the coding sequence ATGACGCCGAAAGAGAGAGAAAGGCTCATCCGCAGGGTATGGATGTTCATCACCTACGCAGTTCTAATAACGTTTGCCCTCGTATACCTTATGCCATTCCTGAGGTCCCTCGTGGCCTCATTCATGACGTGGGCGCAGGCCTCAGCGTATCCTCCTGAATGGGTGCCAAATCCGTTCACACTAGAGAACTACCAGAAACTCTTCAGACTCGATCTCTTTCCGCGCTGGATTAAGAACACCGCCCTCTATGCGGGCCTAATCGTGGCGGGCAACATCGTCTTCACCAGCATGGCAGGCTACGCCTTTGCACGGCTCAAGTTCCCAGGGAAAGACATCATATTCTCTGCCCTACTCTCACTCTTGATGATTCCGATGTTCGTGACCCTGGTTCCCAACTATATCATCATGTACAAGCTCGGCTTGGTTGACAATATCTTTGGTCTGGCACTCCTAGGTCTCGTTAACGTTTCGAGTATCTTCCTCATGAGACAGTACTTCACCTCACTCTCAAGCGAGATATTCGAAGCCGCACGCCTGGATGGGTGTGGTCCGATAAAGGCTTTCTTTTACATCGCCCTTCCTTTGGCCAAACCGGCCCTCGGTGCGGTTGCAGTTTACCAGTTCCTTGGCTCATGGAATGCCTTCATCGGACCGCTCATCTTCCTTCGCTCGCCCGAGAACTTCACCCTACCTGTGGGCCTTAGCTTCGCCTTCCAGAGGAGTATGTGGACAGAGTACACTCCCATCATAGCGGGCTCTCTTGTTGCTTCTGCCCCTACAATACTGCTCTTCCTTGTGCTCAACAGGTACCTGATTAAGGGTATAGTTATTACGGGAGGGAAGGGGTAA
- a CDS encoding saccharopine dehydrogenase C-terminal domain-containing protein codes for MGALERDLYTFGGVGGGENMKVLVLGAGNVGSAAAYDLSGEFDVWVGDVSEERLKAVEGFANTVKVDVTDFQGLVETMDKFDLVASAVPGRFGFSVLKAGVEAGVDVVDVSFMPEDPWELHDEAESRGVALVVDAGFAPGLSHMFLGDIYSRMDELDEGIIRVGGLPKEPRGPLFYRITWSPYDLIEEYRRPARLIRGGRIVEVDPLSEITPVELRGFEFEEFPSDGLRTALRTIKAERLEERTLRWRGHLEKMKVLRELGFFDEENVDFTLRVIGPLMRYESPDFSIMQVLGRGVRNGKAVEIEYFLYDEEREFTSMARVTGFTLAQVVRLAAERKCTVGVIPPELIGMRGDAFALVLRGLKKRGILIERRERGL; via the coding sequence ATGGGAGCTCTCGAAAGGGATTTATATACCTTTGGCGGAGTAGGTGGGGGTGAAAACATGAAGGTTCTCGTTCTCGGTGCCGGAAACGTTGGGAGTGCAGCTGCCTACGACCTGAGCGGCGAATTTGATGTGTGGGTGGGTGATGTGAGTGAGGAGCGCCTTAAGGCTGTTGAGGGGTTTGCGAACACCGTTAAGGTTGATGTAACGGACTTCCAAGGCCTTGTTGAGACTATGGATAAGTTTGACCTCGTTGCATCTGCCGTACCCGGAAGGTTCGGTTTCTCCGTCCTGAAGGCGGGTGTAGAGGCGGGCGTTGATGTCGTGGACGTCTCCTTCATGCCAGAGGACCCGTGGGAGCTACACGACGAAGCGGAGAGCAGAGGTGTGGCCCTCGTTGTAGATGCCGGCTTTGCCCCGGGTTTGAGCCACATGTTCCTCGGGGACATCTACTCCCGGATGGACGAACTGGATGAGGGCATAATAAGGGTGGGGGGCCTCCCAAAAGAGCCAAGGGGTCCGCTGTTCTACCGCATCACATGGTCTCCCTATGACCTCATAGAGGAGTACAGGCGCCCGGCGAGGCTCATCCGGGGTGGGAGGATCGTTGAGGTTGACCCCCTCAGCGAGATAACCCCCGTGGAGCTCAGGGGCTTTGAGTTCGAGGAGTTCCCGAGCGACGGCCTCAGGACGGCTTTAAGAACGATAAAGGCCGAGAGGCTTGAGGAGAGAACCCTTCGCTGGAGGGGACACCTTGAGAAGATGAAGGTTTTGAGGGAGCTCGGCTTCTTCGACGAGGAGAACGTTGACTTCACGCTGAGGGTTATAGGCCCCCTCATGAGGTACGAGAGCCCGGACTTCTCCATAATGCAGGTTCTCGGGAGGGGGGTGAGGAACGGAAAGGCCGTTGAAATCGAGTACTTCCTCTACGACGAGGAGAGGGAGTTCACCTCCATGGCGCGCGTGACGGGTTTCACCCTTGCTCAGGTTGTGAGGCTCGCCGCTGAGAGGAAGTGCACCGTTGGGGTAATTCCGCCGGAGCTCATAGGCATGAGGGGGGACGCGTTCGCCCTTGTTCTCCGCGGGCTCAAGAAGAGGGGGATACTCATAGAGAGGAGGGAGCGTGGGCTCTGA
- a CDS encoding translation initiation factor IF-5A, with product MGDKTKVQVGKLKPGRYVLIDDEPCRISDITVSSPGKHGSAKARIVAVGIFDKKVRSIVKPTSAEIDVPIIDKRTAQVIALTPDTVQLMDMETYELYDVPIETGVEDEIKDQLREGINVEYWETLGRIKVMKLKGEGE from the coding sequence ATGGGAGACAAGACCAAGGTTCAGGTTGGAAAGCTCAAGCCCGGCAGGTACGTCCTCATAGACGACGAGCCGTGCAGGATATCAGACATAACCGTTTCATCCCCAGGCAAGCACGGTTCGGCCAAGGCGAGAATAGTTGCAGTGGGAATCTTCGACAAGAAGGTCAGGAGCATAGTGAAGCCCACGAGCGCCGAAATTGACGTCCCAATCATTGACAAGAGAACCGCCCAGGTCATAGCCCTCACCCCGGACACCGTCCAGCTCATGGACATGGAGACCTACGAACTCTATGACGTCCCCATAGAGACCGGCGTTGAGGATGAGATAAAGGACCAGCTCAGGGAGGGCATAAACGTCGAGTACTGGGAGACCCTCGGCAGGATAAAGGTAATGAAGCTCAAGGGAGAGGGCGAGTGA
- a CDS encoding ABC transporter ATP-binding protein, with product MARVLLKNITKKFGEVIAVDRLNLEIKDGEFMVLLGPSGCGKSTTLRMIAGLETPTEGEIWIGDRIINEIDPTKRNVAMVFQSYALYPHMTVFGNIEFPLRMAGVSKGERARRVREVAEFLGIEELLNRKPSELSGGQQQRVALARALVREPEVFLLDEPLSNLDAKIRTQMRFELKKLLSYDLGITTIYVTHDQVEAMTMADRIAVMERGVLQQVGTPNEIFYKPANTFVATFVGSPPMNLIEGDIVERGENVVFEGSELSIEMPRSVEIRGKAILGFRPQHVEVRSEQAAGFIWGKLLGVEKLGVENYGHIVYGDTEIILRLPEEMKTDGKEIYWKPREDRLYVFDSKSGRLVYG from the coding sequence ATGGCAAGGGTCTTACTTAAGAACATTACCAAGAAGTTTGGGGAAGTAATAGCCGTTGACAGATTGAACCTCGAGATTAAGGATGGAGAGTTCATGGTTCTTCTAGGGCCTAGCGGCTGTGGCAAATCCACGACCCTCAGGATGATAGCAGGTCTCGAGACACCCACCGAAGGCGAAATATGGATAGGAGACCGGATTATAAACGAGATAGACCCAACGAAGAGAAATGTCGCCATGGTCTTCCAGAGCTACGCCCTCTATCCCCACATGACCGTCTTTGGTAATATTGAATTCCCGCTCAGGATGGCGGGCGTCTCCAAGGGAGAGAGGGCACGGCGTGTTAGGGAAGTGGCAGAGTTCTTGGGAATAGAGGAGCTCCTCAACAGGAAGCCCAGTGAACTGAGTGGCGGTCAACAGCAAAGGGTTGCCCTTGCGAGGGCACTCGTTAGGGAACCGGAGGTATTTCTCCTTGACGAACCACTTTCAAACCTAGACGCTAAAATCAGGACTCAGATGCGTTTTGAGCTCAAAAAGCTCCTCAGCTACGACCTTGGGATAACCACAATTTACGTTACGCACGATCAGGTAGAAGCAATGACGATGGCCGACAGAATAGCGGTCATGGAGAGGGGCGTTCTCCAGCAGGTTGGAACACCAAATGAAATATTCTACAAACCCGCCAATACTTTTGTAGCAACTTTCGTTGGAAGTCCTCCCATGAACCTTATAGAAGGGGACATCGTAGAGCGTGGAGAAAACGTCGTCTTCGAGGGCAGTGAATTGTCAATTGAGATGCCCCGTTCAGTCGAAATCCGCGGGAAAGCTATACTGGGTTTCAGGCCCCAGCATGTTGAGGTGAGAAGTGAGCAGGCAGCGGGCTTCATCTGGGGAAAGCTCCTTGGTGTGGAGAAACTTGGAGTGGAGAATTATGGCCACATAGTTTATGGTGACACAGAGATAATACTGAGGCTTCCCGAGGAAATGAAAACGGATGGAAAGGAGATTTACTGGAAACCCCGGGAAGACAGGCTGTACGTTTTCGACTCCAAGAGTGGGAGGCTCGTGTACGGCTGA
- a CDS encoding carbohydrate ABC transporter permease translates to MLASFANQKIRGQQFFKVSYFLPATTSSVIVALIFVWLFMKNGYINYVLVHVIPGFQPIDWINNKNYLLLAIATVAIWGTSGHFMVSFLAAMQAIPKDIYEAAMLDGAGPIRRFFFITIPMLRPMIVYVVVMGLIGALQMFDLAWIMAGANGGPGGAGYTVALDIYNEAFTRIRPGVAAAKSWFLFAIIFTTTYIFQKKYGRAMR, encoded by the coding sequence GTGCTCGCGTCATTCGCTAATCAGAAGATTAGAGGGCAGCAGTTCTTCAAAGTATCGTACTTCCTCCCGGCAACGACTTCATCCGTCATAGTTGCCCTAATCTTCGTTTGGCTATTCATGAAAAATGGCTACATAAACTACGTCCTAGTCCATGTAATACCTGGGTTCCAGCCTATTGATTGGATAAACAACAAGAACTACCTGTTGCTGGCCATTGCGACTGTTGCAATATGGGGGACGAGCGGCCACTTCATGGTCTCATTTCTCGCGGCCATGCAAGCCATCCCAAAAGACATATACGAGGCGGCTATGCTTGATGGCGCCGGACCGATAAGGCGGTTTTTCTTTATCACGATACCCATGCTAAGACCCATGATAGTCTACGTTGTCGTGATGGGACTTATAGGGGCACTTCAAATGTTTGACCTCGCATGGATAATGGCGGGGGCCAACGGTGGGCCCGGGGGAGCGGGCTACACCGTTGCACTCGATATCTACAACGAGGCGTTCACCAGAATCCGTCCTGGGGTTGCAGCGGCCAAGAGCTGGTTCCTCTTCGCGATAATATTCACCACCACGTACATCTTCCAGAAGAAGTACGGGAGGGCGATGAGATGA